The Candidatus Dormiibacterota bacterium genomic sequence GCCGTGCTGACCAGGCTCTGAGATGCTGACCGGATACGTCGTCAGCGGGCTGATCGCGCTCGCCGCCACCATCTATCTGCTGATCGCCCTGCTCCTGCCCGAGAGGTTCTGAGGTGGGCGCCCAGATCGCCGGGTTCGTCATCACCTTCATCGCCGTGTTCGTCGCGGCGTGGTTCCTCGGCGGCTACATGTTCAAGGTGTTCCGCGGCCAGCGGACCGTTCTCAGCCCGGTGCTGCGACCGGTGGAGCGCGGCTGCTACCGGGTGATGGGTGTCGACGAGGAACGCGAGCAGTCGTGGATCGGCTACCTGGTGGCGATGCTGCTGGTGACGGTCATCAGCGTGCTGTTCACCTATGTCCTGCTGCGCCTCCAGGACCGTCTGCCCTTCCAGGCGCAGCTCAACCCCAACCACCTGCCCGCGGTGCCCGCCGACCTCTCGCTGAA encodes the following:
- a CDS encoding potassium-transporting ATPase subunit KdpA; translated protein: MGAQIAGFVITFIAVFVAAWFLGGYMFKVFRGQRTVLSPVLRPVERGCYRVMGVDEEREQSWIGYLVAMLLVTVISVLFTYVLLRLQDRLPFQAQLNPNHLPAVPADLSLNTAISFSTNTNWQNYAGEQSMTYLSQMLALAFHNWLSAATGVAAAIVLGRGFVRQSSETIGNFWKDLVRINIYILLPISIVGALFLVSQGCIQNLNPFTSY
- a CDS encoding potassium-transporting ATPase subunit F; the protein is MLTGYVVSGLIALAATIYLLIALLLPERF